A genomic stretch from Cellulomonas sp. KRMCY2 includes:
- the ruvX gene encoding Holliday junction resolvase RuvX — MGCPTDEGSGPPAHAPAPGPSLGRGARIGVDVGTVRIGVAASDPDGLIATPVETVPRAADAAHAGSTAGSAGLTSDVARIVEIVHERGAAVVYVGLPRHLSGTESSASGAVRTYSVGLAHAVAPVPVRLVDERLSTVTAHQALYASGRSGRRHRQVVDQAAAVVILQSAIDAERSSGTRSGELVGSPPPSAGAGADAPGRQG; from the coding sequence GTGGGGTGCCCGACCGACGAGGGCTCGGGGCCTCCGGCCCACGCACCCGCGCCCGGGCCGTCGCTCGGACGTGGCGCGCGGATCGGCGTCGACGTCGGGACCGTGCGCATCGGCGTGGCGGCCAGCGACCCGGACGGGCTCATCGCCACACCGGTCGAGACGGTCCCGCGTGCCGCGGACGCGGCCCACGCCGGATCGACAGCCGGCAGTGCCGGGTTGACGTCCGACGTGGCGCGGATCGTGGAGATCGTGCACGAGCGCGGTGCAGCTGTCGTGTATGTCGGACTACCCCGGCATCTTTCGGGCACCGAGAGTTCGGCATCTGGGGCGGTTCGCACGTATTCTGTTGGGCTGGCGCACGCGGTCGCACCAGTGCCGGTGCGTCTGGTGGATGAGCGGTTGAGCACGGTGACCGCCCATCAAGCGTTGTATGCGTCCGGACGGTCCGGGCGCCGCCACAGGCAGGTCGTCGACCAGGCGGCCGCAGTGGTGATCTTGCAGTCCGCAATCGATGCAGAGCGCAGCTCCGGCACGCGGAGCGGGGAGCTGGTGGGCAGCCCGCCCCCGTCCGCCGGTGCCGGTGCCGATGCACCGGGACGGCAGGGCTGA
- the alaS gene encoding alanine--tRNA ligase translates to MRTAEIRRRWLDYFEQRDHTVVPSSSLISPDPSTLFVIAGMVPFIPYMLGQQTPPWQRATSVQKCVRTLDIEEVGKTTRHGTFFQMNGNFSFGDYFKEGAISYAWELVTGSQADGCYGFDPDKIWVTVYHDDDEAAALWKRIAGLPEERIQRRGKKDNYWTTGQPGPAGPCSEIYVDRGAQYGADGGPVVDEDRFLEIWNLVFMQYAIDDVRSKDEFRIVGDLKQKNIDTGMGLERVAYLLQGVDNLYEIDEVFPVITAAQELSGRRYGASRDDDVRMRVVADHVRSALMLIGDGISPSNEGRGYVLRRLLRRSVRAMRLLGVEDPALPHLFPASKDAMGQSYPELVTDFDRISRIAYAEEEAFRRTLVAGTTILDTAVAQIKRSGGLTLPGDQAFALHDTYGFPIDLTLEMAGEQGLTVDEKGFRELMTTQRERARADAKSKKGGQAASTAYRALREPGATDFTGYTELSTPSTVRGMLRDGAPVHAATEGDTVEVVLDRTPFYAESGGQDSDAGVITADGARLEVLDVQRPIKGLVVHTVRVVEGEITTGTDVLAQVDPEWRLGARQAHSGTHVVHAALREVLGPDALQAGSYNKPGYLRLDFAYNQALSPSARSEVEDVANRAIRKDLGVSWQYMSLPEAKAWGAIALFGETYDDQVRVVEIGGPWSRELCGGTHVDHSSQIGLIALTGESSVGSGSRRVEALVGLEAFHHLARERALVATLTDALKVRPEELPERVASVVARLRDAEKELAGLRQGRLLAGAGALADAAVVLGTTRTVAHDAGEVSSVDDLRALALDVRGRMGQDAAVVALGGIVKDRPVVLVATNAPARDSGLRAGALAKTAAAVLGGGGGGKDDIAQGGGTDVTLLPAALAAVRDTVVTAGGGR, encoded by the coding sequence ATGCGGACCGCCGAGATCCGACGCCGTTGGCTCGACTACTTCGAGCAGCGCGACCACACAGTCGTCCCCAGCTCCTCGCTCATCTCGCCGGACCCGTCGACCCTGTTCGTCATCGCCGGCATGGTGCCGTTCATCCCGTACATGCTCGGCCAGCAGACCCCGCCGTGGCAGCGCGCGACCAGTGTGCAGAAGTGCGTCCGGACCCTCGACATCGAGGAGGTCGGCAAGACCACCCGGCACGGCACGTTCTTCCAGATGAACGGCAACTTCTCCTTCGGCGACTACTTCAAGGAGGGGGCGATCAGCTACGCGTGGGAGCTGGTCACGGGCTCCCAGGCGGACGGCTGCTACGGCTTCGACCCGGACAAGATCTGGGTCACCGTCTACCACGACGACGACGAGGCCGCGGCGCTCTGGAAGCGCATCGCCGGTCTGCCCGAGGAGCGCATCCAGCGCCGGGGCAAGAAGGACAACTACTGGACGACCGGGCAGCCCGGGCCGGCCGGCCCCTGCTCGGAGATCTACGTCGACCGCGGCGCCCAGTACGGGGCCGACGGCGGCCCCGTCGTCGACGAGGACCGGTTCCTGGAGATCTGGAACCTCGTCTTCATGCAGTACGCCATCGACGACGTGCGGTCCAAGGACGAGTTCCGCATCGTCGGGGACCTCAAGCAGAAGAACATCGACACCGGGATGGGCCTCGAGCGCGTCGCCTACCTGCTGCAGGGCGTCGACAACCTGTACGAGATCGACGAGGTCTTCCCGGTGATCACCGCGGCCCAGGAGCTGTCCGGCCGGCGCTACGGCGCCTCGCGGGACGACGACGTACGGATGCGCGTGGTGGCCGACCACGTGCGCTCGGCCCTGATGCTCATCGGCGACGGCATCTCGCCGTCGAACGAGGGCCGCGGGTACGTGCTGCGTCGCCTGCTGCGCAGGTCCGTCCGTGCGATGCGTCTGCTCGGCGTCGAGGACCCGGCGCTGCCGCACCTGTTTCCCGCGTCGAAGGACGCGATGGGGCAGTCCTACCCGGAGCTCGTCACGGACTTCGACCGGATCTCGCGGATCGCGTACGCCGAGGAGGAGGCGTTCCGGCGCACCCTGGTCGCCGGGACGACGATCCTGGACACCGCAGTGGCCCAGATCAAGCGCTCCGGCGGTCTGACCCTGCCGGGCGACCAGGCGTTCGCCCTGCACGACACCTACGGCTTCCCGATCGACCTGACCCTCGAGATGGCGGGCGAGCAGGGCCTGACCGTCGACGAGAAGGGCTTCCGGGAGCTCATGACGACCCAGCGCGAGCGCGCCCGCGCGGACGCCAAGTCCAAGAAGGGTGGCCAGGCCGCCTCGACGGCCTACCGCGCCCTGCGCGAGCCCGGCGCCACCGACTTCACCGGCTACACCGAGCTCAGCACCCCGTCGACGGTGCGCGGCATGCTGCGCGACGGCGCGCCGGTGCACGCCGCGACGGAGGGTGACACCGTCGAGGTCGTGCTCGACCGGACGCCGTTCTACGCCGAGTCCGGCGGCCAGGACTCCGATGCCGGGGTCATCACGGCCGACGGCGCACGCCTCGAGGTGCTCGACGTCCAGCGTCCGATCAAGGGCCTGGTCGTGCACACCGTGCGGGTCGTCGAGGGCGAGATCACCACCGGCACCGACGTGCTGGCGCAGGTGGACCCCGAGTGGCGTCTCGGCGCGCGCCAGGCGCACTCGGGTACGCACGTGGTGCACGCCGCGCTGCGCGAGGTGCTCGGACCGGACGCCCTGCAGGCCGGCTCCTACAACAAGCCCGGCTACCTGCGCCTGGACTTCGCCTACAACCAGGCGCTGTCGCCGTCCGCGCGCAGCGAGGTCGAGGACGTCGCCAACCGTGCGATCCGCAAGGACCTCGGGGTGAGCTGGCAGTACATGAGCCTGCCCGAGGCCAAGGCATGGGGCGCGATCGCCCTGTTCGGCGAGACCTACGACGACCAGGTGCGGGTGGTCGAGATCGGCGGCCCCTGGTCACGCGAGCTGTGCGGCGGCACGCATGTCGACCACTCGAGCCAGATCGGCCTGATCGCCCTGACCGGTGAGTCGTCCGTCGGTTCCGGATCCCGGCGGGTCGAGGCACTGGTCGGCCTCGAGGCCTTCCACCACCTGGCTCGCGAGCGTGCGCTCGTCGCAACCCTGACCGATGCGCTCAAGGTCCGCCCGGAGGAGCTGCCCGAACGGGTCGCGAGCGTCGTGGCACGGCTGCGTGACGCGGAGAAGGAGCTGGCCGGCCTCCGGCAGGGCCGGCTGCTCGCCGGGGCCGGCGCGCTGGCCGACGCCGCCGTCGTGCTGGGCACCACCCGCACCGTCGCGCACGACGCCGGGGAGGTCTCATCGGTCGACGACCTGCGGGCCCTCGCCCTGGACGTCCGTGGCCGCATGGGGCAGGACGCAGCAGTCGTGGCCCTCGGCGGGATCGTCAAGGACCGCCCGGTCGTCCTGGTCGCGACGAACGCCCCGGCCCGGGACAGTGGCTTGCGGGCCGGCGCCCTGGCCAAGACCGCGGCTGCGGTCCTCGGCGGCGGCGGCGGCGGCAAGGACGACATCGCCCAGGGCGGCGGGACCGACGTCACCCTGCTGCCCGCGGCCCTCGCTGCGGTGCGCGACACCGTGGTGACGGCAGGCGGAGGCCGCTGA
- a CDS encoding DUF948 domain-containing protein yields the protein MSIGDVAGLISAIAFVALVGFLALPLVKLGRVFDETRISVKELTDHTVPVLDETAATVATANTQLVKVDTMTTSAAEISQNLSALTALVAATVGGPLIKVAAFSYGVRQAFGGLADRFKH from the coding sequence ATGTCCATCGGAGACGTCGCAGGCCTCATCTCGGCGATCGCGTTCGTGGCGCTCGTCGGCTTCCTGGCGCTGCCCCTGGTCAAGCTCGGCAGGGTCTTCGACGAGACCAGGATCTCGGTCAAGGAGCTCACCGACCACACGGTGCCGGTCCTCGACGAGACCGCAGCGACCGTCGCCACCGCCAACACCCAGCTCGTCAAGGTCGACACCATGACGACGTCGGCTGCCGAGATCAGCCAGAACCTCTCGGCGCTGACCGCCCTCGTGGCGGCGACCGTCGGCGGCCCGCTGATCAAGGTGGCGGCCTTCTCCTACGGCGTCCGGCAGGCGTTCGGCGGTCTCGCGGACAGGTTCAAGCACTGA
- the rpsD gene encoding 30S ribosomal protein S4, whose translation MSSVTRARRQVRLSRALGLALTPKAVKHFEKRPYPPGEHGRARRRTESDYAVRLREKQRLRAQYGLREKQMARSFDEAKKMPGLTGESLVELLETRLDALVLRSGFARTILQARQVVVHRHVLVDGKIVDRPSFKVKPGQTLQIKPKSQTTVPFQVAAAGAHRDVLPAVPGYLEVQLEKLSAVLTRRPKRVEVPVTCEVQLVVEYYSR comes from the coding sequence GTGTCATCTGTGACCCGCGCGCGCCGCCAGGTGCGCCTGTCCCGGGCCCTCGGCCTGGCCCTGACGCCGAAGGCTGTCAAGCACTTCGAGAAGCGTCCCTACCCGCCCGGTGAGCACGGCCGTGCCCGCCGCCGCACCGAGTCCGACTACGCCGTCCGCCTCCGTGAGAAGCAGCGACTGCGCGCCCAGTACGGGCTCCGCGAGAAGCAGATGGCCCGCTCGTTCGACGAGGCCAAGAAGATGCCGGGTCTGACCGGTGAGTCGCTCGTCGAGCTGCTCGAGACCCGCCTCGACGCGCTCGTGCTGCGCTCCGGCTTCGCCCGGACGATCCTGCAGGCTCGTCAGGTCGTCGTGCACCGTCACGTCCTGGTCGACGGCAAAATCGTCGACCGGCCCTCGTTCAAGGTCAAGCCGGGCCAGACCCTGCAGATCAAGCCGAAGAGCCAGACCACCGTGCCGTTCCAGGTCGCCGCTGCCGGCGCGCACCGCGACGTGCTCCCGGCCGTCCCGGGCTACCTGGAGGTCCAGCTCGAGAAGCTCAGTGCCGTGCTGACACGTCGCCCCAAGCGCGTCGAGGTCCCGGTCACGTGCGAGGTCCAGCTGGTCGTCGAGTACTACTCGCGCTGA
- a CDS encoding replication-associated recombination protein A: MDLFDAVTSTTEGLPGVGRHAPLAVRMRPATLAEVAGQRHLLGPGSPLRRLVEPADDASRRAAPSSVVLWGPPGTGKTTLAYLIAATSGRRFVELSGVTSGVKDVRVVVEDARRRLATGAPETVLFIDEVHRFSTTQQDALLPAVENRWVTLVAATTENPSFSVNSPLLSRSLLLTLLPLSTDDVRELVRRAVSDERGLAGTVTLALDAEEHLLRLAGGDARKALTILEAAAGAALEVPGESLPVTVDLATVEGAIDVAAVRYDRAGDQHYDVISAFIKSMRGSDVDAALHYLARMVVAGEDPRFIARRIVIAAAEEVGMADPSALQTAVAAAQAVALIGMPEARIILAEAVVHVTTAPKSNASYLAIDAAIADVRAGKAGAVPLHLRDAHYAGAQTIGHGAGYRYAHDEAHAVASQQYAPDELTGARYYEPSDRGYERDVAVRLERIRQILHGT, from the coding sequence ATGGACCTGTTCGACGCGGTGACCTCCACGACGGAGGGTCTGCCCGGCGTCGGACGGCACGCACCGCTCGCCGTGCGGATGCGGCCCGCGACCCTCGCGGAGGTCGCGGGGCAGCGGCACCTGCTCGGGCCGGGGTCGCCCCTGCGGCGTCTCGTCGAGCCCGCGGACGATGCCTCGCGCCGGGCGGCGCCGTCGTCCGTCGTGCTCTGGGGACCACCGGGGACGGGCAAGACGACGCTCGCGTACCTCATCGCTGCGACCTCCGGACGTCGTTTCGTCGAGCTCTCCGGGGTCACCTCGGGCGTCAAGGACGTGCGCGTCGTCGTCGAGGACGCCCGGCGGCGCCTCGCGACCGGTGCGCCGGAGACGGTCCTGTTCATCGATGAGGTGCACCGGTTCTCCACGACCCAGCAGGACGCCCTGCTGCCGGCGGTGGAGAACCGTTGGGTCACGCTCGTCGCCGCGACGACGGAGAACCCGAGCTTCTCGGTGAACTCGCCGCTGCTCTCCCGATCGCTCCTGCTGACGCTCCTGCCGCTGTCCACCGACGACGTCCGGGAGCTGGTCCGCCGCGCGGTGTCCGACGAACGGGGTCTGGCCGGGACGGTCACGCTCGCGCTGGACGCCGAGGAGCACCTGCTCCGGCTGGCCGGTGGGGATGCTCGGAAGGCTCTGACGATCCTCGAGGCCGCCGCGGGGGCTGCGCTCGAGGTCCCGGGGGAGTCACTGCCGGTCACCGTCGACCTCGCGACCGTCGAGGGTGCGATCGACGTGGCAGCGGTGCGCTACGACCGGGCCGGTGACCAGCACTACGACGTGATCAGCGCCTTCATCAAGTCGATGCGCGGTTCGGACGTCGACGCGGCGCTGCACTACCTCGCCCGGATGGTCGTCGCGGGGGAGGACCCGCGGTTCATCGCCCGTCGGATCGTGATCGCTGCGGCGGAGGAGGTCGGGATGGCCGATCCGTCGGCGCTGCAGACCGCTGTCGCGGCCGCCCAGGCGGTCGCCCTGATCGGCATGCCGGAGGCGCGGATCATCCTGGCCGAGGCGGTCGTCCACGTGACCACCGCACCGAAGTCGAACGCGTCGTACCTGGCGATCGACGCCGCCATCGCCGACGTCCGGGCCGGCAAGGCCGGCGCGGTGCCCCTGCACCTTCGCGACGCGCACTACGCGGGCGCCCAGACGATCGGGCACGGCGCAGGCTACCGGTACGCCCACGACGAGGCGCACGCCGTCGCGAGCCAGCAGTACGCCCCCGACGAGCTCACCGGGGCCCGCTACTACGAGCCGTCCGACCGGGGCTACGAACGCGATGTCGCGGTGCGGCTCGAGCGGATCCGACAGATCCTGCACGGCACCTGA
- a CDS encoding MMPL family transporter produces the protein MFDTLGRLIAHHPKITVLTWAVFTATCFALTMAGVGGETLFEELTTGAPSVPHSESAEADAILAEGSTSGQSLSLAVQGVDPAHADLEPVLTEARTDLMAIGGVATVIDPFMLPDGPTSAAAAPLLAQDGEGFLVVVELEPDLSEGSQGQALGLVEERLRGLSQELTAEVPGITGQVGGISLIVDEITSQVEKDLVTGETIALPIALLVMVLVFGGFLSAGMPMAGALASIAGGLGSVFALSHWLEMDAAVVNVVTVLGLGLSIDYGLLIVSRFREELHRLVDVDGGASVRRRRGDGAVETALRRTMATAGRTVTFSALTVAIAISGLIVFEPAILRAVGAAGVGVILVALATALTLVPALLTMAGRRLVRPGLIARVPGLRWVLARTGDVSSEEGIFSRLAGRVQRHPWWVLGGAVVVLGILTTPLAHLELRNSTFELLPRASDQRAYLETIGEQYPASESPGIIVVTDGPLDEVTTWSTELAALPDVARLSLPSPVGGSVVVGVYPDTEDPGGHVARDVVEAIRDLDAPFETLVTGQAANQIDFTSALMERLPVAVGIVVLATFVLLFLMTGSLVIPLKALITNALSLSASLGVLVWAFQDGHLEDLLRFTPTGGIETYVIAMIIAFGFGLAMDYEVFLLSRIKELHDQGASNDDAVRLGLQRSARIITSAAVIIIVVFTGFVFGELLVIKEVGFSLAVAVLIDATLVRMLLVPATMTLLGRFNWWAPRPLRAVYRRFSITH, from the coding sequence GTGTTCGACACCCTCGGCCGACTGATCGCCCACCACCCCAAGATCACGGTCTTGACCTGGGCCGTCTTCACGGCGACCTGCTTCGCGCTCACGATGGCGGGGGTCGGCGGTGAGACGCTCTTCGAGGAGCTCACCACCGGCGCGCCGTCGGTCCCCCACTCGGAGAGCGCCGAGGCGGACGCGATCCTGGCCGAGGGCTCGACGTCGGGCCAGAGCCTGAGCCTCGCCGTCCAGGGCGTCGACCCGGCCCACGCGGACCTGGAGCCCGTCCTCACCGAGGCGCGGACGGACCTGATGGCGATCGGCGGGGTCGCCACGGTGATCGACCCGTTCATGCTTCCCGACGGGCCGACCAGCGCCGCTGCGGCCCCCCTGCTGGCTCAGGACGGCGAGGGCTTCCTCGTGGTCGTCGAGCTCGAGCCGGACCTCTCGGAGGGTAGCCAGGGACAGGCCCTCGGCCTCGTCGAGGAGCGCCTTCGGGGGCTCTCGCAGGAGCTGACGGCTGAGGTCCCCGGCATCACGGGCCAGGTCGGCGGCATCTCCTTGATCGTCGACGAGATCACCAGCCAGGTCGAGAAGGACCTCGTCACGGGCGAGACGATCGCCCTGCCCATCGCGCTGCTGGTCATGGTGCTGGTCTTCGGCGGCTTCCTGTCCGCCGGGATGCCGATGGCCGGAGCGCTCGCGTCGATCGCCGGCGGTCTCGGCAGCGTCTTCGCGCTCTCGCACTGGCTCGAGATGGATGCGGCGGTCGTCAACGTCGTGACGGTCCTCGGCCTCGGTCTGTCCATCGACTACGGCCTGCTGATCGTGTCCCGGTTCCGCGAGGAGCTGCACCGGCTGGTGGACGTCGACGGGGGTGCGTCGGTCCGTCGACGGCGCGGTGACGGCGCCGTCGAGACAGCGCTGCGGCGCACGATGGCGACCGCCGGGCGCACTGTCACCTTCTCCGCGCTGACCGTCGCGATCGCGATCAGCGGGCTGATCGTCTTCGAGCCGGCCATCCTGCGCGCTGTCGGCGCAGCCGGCGTCGGGGTGATCCTGGTGGCGCTGGCGACCGCGCTGACCCTGGTCCCGGCCCTGCTCACGATGGCCGGACGGCGGCTCGTGCGTCCCGGGCTGATCGCTCGGGTCCCCGGTCTGCGCTGGGTCCTGGCCCGCACCGGTGACGTGTCGTCGGAGGAGGGGATCTTCTCCCGCCTCGCCGGCCGGGTTCAGCGCCACCCGTGGTGGGTGCTCGGCGGAGCGGTCGTGGTGCTCGGCATCCTGACCACCCCGTTGGCCCACCTCGAGCTGCGGAACTCGACCTTCGAGCTCCTGCCGCGGGCATCGGACCAGCGCGCCTACCTGGAGACGATCGGCGAGCAGTACCCCGCGTCGGAGTCCCCCGGCATCATCGTGGTGACGGACGGGCCGCTGGACGAGGTGACCACCTGGTCGACGGAGCTCGCCGCGCTGCCGGACGTCGCTCGCCTGAGTCTCCCGTCACCGGTCGGTGGGTCCGTCGTGGTCGGGGTGTACCCCGACACCGAGGATCCTGGTGGCCATGTCGCGCGGGACGTCGTCGAGGCGATCCGTGACTTGGACGCACCCTTCGAGACCCTGGTCACCGGTCAGGCGGCGAACCAGATCGACTTCACCTCGGCCCTGATGGAGCGGCTGCCGGTGGCCGTGGGGATCGTGGTGCTGGCCACGTTCGTCCTGCTCTTCCTGATGACCGGCTCGCTCGTGATCCCGCTCAAGGCACTGATCACCAACGCGCTGTCGCTGTCCGCATCCCTCGGGGTCCTGGTCTGGGCGTTCCAGGACGGCCACCTCGAGGACCTTCTGCGGTTCACGCCGACGGGCGGCATCGAGACCTACGTGATCGCGATGATCATCGCGTTCGGGTTCGGGCTGGCGATGGACTACGAGGTCTTCCTGCTCTCCCGGATCAAGGAGCTGCACGACCAGGGAGCGAGCAACGACGACGCGGTCCGGCTCGGTCTGCAGCGTTCGGCCCGGATCATCACCTCTGCGGCGGTGATCATCATCGTCGTCTTCACCGGGTTCGTCTTCGGCGAGCTGCTGGTCATCAAGGAGGTCGGCTTCTCGCTGGCCGTCGCCGTCCTGATCGACGCCACGCTCGTCCGGATGCTCCTGGTGCCGGCGACCATGACGCTCCTCGGCCGCTTCAACTGGTGGGCCCCCAGGCCCCTGCGGGCCGTGTACCGACGCTTCTCGATCACGCACTGA
- the aspS gene encoding aspartate--tRNA ligase, protein MLRTHTAGSLRAEHIGQTVTLTGWVDRRRDHGGVAFIDLRDAWGICQVVIRDEAVAHGLRNEYVLQITGEVGRRPEGNENANLATGAVEVTAADVVVLNEAAPLPFQVSSALDEQIGEETRLRYRYLDLRRPAPAAALRLRAKANAAARRVLDAQEFVEIETPTLTRSTPEGARDFVVPARLSPGSWYALPQSPQLFKQLLMVAGMERYYQIARCYRDEDFRADRQPEFTQLDVEMSFVEQDDVIAVGEQVLVALWDLIGYQVPTPIERMTFADAMARFGTDKPDLRFGLELVELTGYFAETPFRVFQAPYVGAVVQPGGGSTPRRGFDAWQEWAKQRGAKGLAYVMVGEDGELGGPVAKNLSESERAGLVDAVGAAPGDAVFFAAGTTSEARALLGAARLEIGRRGGLIDESQWSFVWVVDAPLFKPTGEDDDVAVGGGSWTAVHHAFTSPTPEWMDTFESDPGAALAYAYDIVCNGNEIGGGSIRIHRRDVQQRVFEMMGIGEAEAQEKFGFLLDAFAFGAPPHGGIALGWDRILALLTRSESIRDVIAFPKSGGGFDPLTGAPAPITAQQRKEAGVDAAPVARGAQRDVAEEAAVPVAP, encoded by the coding sequence GTGCTCCGTACCCACACCGCCGGCTCGCTCCGAGCCGAGCACATCGGCCAGACCGTCACGCTCACCGGATGGGTCGACCGGCGACGTGATCACGGCGGTGTGGCGTTCATCGACCTGCGCGACGCCTGGGGCATCTGCCAGGTCGTGATCCGCGACGAGGCGGTCGCGCACGGCCTGCGCAACGAGTACGTGCTGCAGATCACCGGTGAGGTCGGCCGCCGGCCCGAGGGCAACGAGAACGCGAACCTGGCCACGGGCGCCGTCGAGGTGACCGCGGCCGACGTCGTCGTGCTCAACGAGGCAGCACCGCTGCCCTTCCAGGTCTCCTCGGCTCTCGACGAGCAGATCGGCGAGGAGACCCGGCTCAGGTACCGGTACCTGGACCTGCGCCGGCCGGCACCCGCGGCAGCGCTCCGGCTGCGCGCCAAGGCCAACGCCGCCGCACGCCGGGTGCTGGACGCCCAGGAGTTCGTCGAGATCGAGACCCCGACCCTGACCCGCTCGACGCCCGAGGGCGCGCGCGACTTCGTGGTGCCGGCGCGCCTCTCGCCCGGCTCCTGGTACGCGCTGCCGCAGTCACCGCAGCTGTTCAAGCAGCTGCTCATGGTGGCGGGCATGGAGCGCTACTACCAGATCGCCCGCTGCTACCGCGACGAGGACTTCCGGGCCGACCGCCAGCCCGAGTTCACCCAGCTCGACGTCGAGATGAGCTTCGTCGAGCAGGACGACGTCATCGCGGTGGGCGAGCAGGTGCTCGTCGCGCTCTGGGACCTGATCGGCTACCAGGTCCCGACCCCGATCGAGCGGATGACGTTCGCCGATGCGATGGCCCGGTTCGGCACCGACAAGCCCGACCTGCGCTTCGGGCTCGAGCTCGTCGAGCTCACCGGGTACTTCGCCGAGACCCCGTTCCGCGTCTTCCAGGCGCCCTACGTCGGCGCCGTCGTGCAGCCCGGGGGTGGGTCGACCCCGCGCCGTGGCTTCGACGCCTGGCAGGAGTGGGCCAAGCAGCGCGGCGCCAAGGGCCTGGCGTACGTCATGGTGGGCGAGGACGGCGAGCTGGGCGGCCCGGTCGCCAAGAACCTGTCCGAGTCCGAACGCGCGGGGCTCGTCGACGCCGTCGGCGCCGCACCCGGTGACGCGGTCTTCTTCGCCGCAGGCACGACGTCGGAGGCGCGCGCCCTGCTCGGCGCAGCCCGCCTGGAGATCGGCCGCCGCGGCGGCCTGATCGACGAGTCGCAGTGGTCCTTCGTGTGGGTCGTCGACGCACCGCTGTTCAAGCCCACCGGTGAGGACGACGACGTCGCGGTGGGCGGCGGTTCGTGGACGGCCGTGCACCACGCCTTCACCTCGCCGACCCCGGAGTGGATGGACACCTTCGAGTCCGACCCGGGTGCCGCGCTGGCCTACGCCTACGACATCGTCTGCAACGGGAACGAGATCGGCGGTGGCTCGATCCGTATCCACCGTCGCGACGTCCAGCAGCGCGTCTTCGAGATGATGGGCATCGGGGAGGCCGAGGCGCAGGAGAAGTTCGGCTTCCTGCTCGACGCGTTCGCCTTCGGGGCACCGCCGCACGGCGGGATCGCGCTCGGCTGGGACCGCATCCTGGCCCTGCTCACCCGCTCGGAGTCGATCCGCGACGTCATCGCCTTCCCGAAGTCCGGTGGCGGCTTCGACCCGCTCACCGGCGCGCCGGCGCCGATCACGGCTCAGCAGCGCAAGGAGGCAGGAGTCGACGCGGCGCCGGTCGCCCGCGGTGCCCAGCGCGACGTCGCCGAGGAGGCTGCCGTACCGGTCGCACCCTGA